Proteins found in one bacterium genomic segment:
- a CDS encoding SUF system NifU family Fe-S cluster assembly protein yields MDDLYREVILDHHRSPRGAEKLAAHDVEASGKNPSCGDEVTLQLGFDGERISSVAVLSRGCAIATASGSILAELAVGRTLAEVVRLAETFRGHMRGDIPELPDALDTGDLEVLTGVRRFPARVKCALLPWLTALEAVRARGQGRAVGVSTTEV; encoded by the coding sequence AGCCCGCGCGGCGCGGAGAAACTGGCCGCGCACGACGTCGAGGCCTCGGGCAAGAACCCGTCGTGCGGCGACGAGGTCACCCTTCAGCTCGGTTTCGACGGCGAGCGGATCTCGAGCGTGGCGGTCCTCTCGCGGGGCTGCGCCATCGCCACGGCCAGCGGCTCGATCCTGGCCGAGCTGGCGGTCGGGCGGACCCTCGCGGAGGTTGTGAGGCTGGCCGAGACCTTTCGCGGGCACATGCGCGGCGACATCCCGGAACTACCCGACGCGCTGGACACTGGCGATCTCGAGGTGCTGACCGGCGTGCGCAGGTTCCCCGCGCGCGTCAAATGCGCCCTGTTGCCGTGGCTGACCGCCCTGGAGGCGGTCCGTGCGCGCGGGCAGGGGCGTGCGGTCGGCGTCTCGACCACGGAGGTATGA
- a CDS encoding metal-sulfur cluster assembly factor, whose amino-acid sequence MATPSRNTIIEALRPVIDPELNISVVDLGLIRGVEIEPDDGSVQIDLTLTSPMCPLGPEIVAATRNAALGVDGVRSCFVDLVWSPPWDPRADATEDVKAELGIWD is encoded by the coding sequence GTGGCGACCCCGAGCCGAAACACCATCATCGAGGCCCTGCGGCCGGTCATCGATCCCGAGCTGAACATCTCCGTCGTGGATCTGGGACTGATTCGCGGCGTGGAGATCGAGCCGGACGACGGCAGCGTCCAGATCGACCTGACCCTGACCAGCCCCATGTGTCCGCTGGGGCCGGAGATCGTCGCCGCCACGCGCAACGCCGCCCTGGGCGTCGACGGCGTGAGGTCGTGTTTTGTGGATCTGGTGTGGAGCCCGCCCTGGGATCCGCGCGCGGACGCCACCGAGGACGTCAAGGCGGAACTGGGCATCTGGGATTGA